ACCTCGCCAAGTGGCTGATGGAGCAGGGCATCGACTCGGTATCCCTGAACCCCGATGCGGTGCTCGAGACCTGGTTCATGCTGGCCGGCGAAAAGCTGGGCTGAGTCGATCGCGCCTGCGTCGCCGACACGACACCCGGGCCCTGCCCGGGTGTCGTCGTCTGGCGCCCGGGATCGGCCGGCGCCACGCCATCCTGCGCCGATCGCGATGACCATGACCCCGGGTCAGGCGGGTCGCGGTGCCATCTTCCATACTGGACGTATCGGCACAGGAGATACGCCATGGTGGACCCCCTGACGGTGGAGGCGGTGTTCCGGCGCTGCCCGAGCGAGAGCTTCGACTTCGAACTGACCAGCGAACTCGACCCCCTGGACCTGATCGGAGGCCAGGATCGGGCCCGGGAGGCCCTGATCCTGGGCACGGGCGTCCGACATCAGGGCTTCAACCTCTACGTGCTGGGCCCGGCCGGGCACGGCCTCCGTGGCCTGGTCACGCGCTTCCTCGAAGAGCGCGCCGCCGAGGGCTCGGTGCCCCCGGACCTGTGTTACCTCAACAATTTCGACGATCCCGCCAGTCCCGTGCTGCTACGTCTGCCGCCCGGCCTGGGGCGGCAGCTGCGCGGCGATGTCGAGCGGCTGATCGAGGAGCTTGGAAGCGCCATCCCGGCGGTGTTCGAGAGTGATGAGTACCAGAACCGCCTCCATGAGCTCAAGCAGGCCATGAGCGAGCGGCAGCGGGATGCCGTGGAGTCGGTGCGCCGCGAGGCCAGGGAACACGACATCCTGCTGCTCTCGACGCCCAGCGGTTTCACCTTCGCCCCCGCCGACGAGAACGGCGAGATGATGCCGCCGGATGCCTACCAGGCCCTGGATCAGGAGGAACGCGAGCGCATCGAGCGCACCGTGGAGATCCTGCAGGAGAAGCTGACCAAGGCGATCCGCCGGATGCCCAAGCTGGCCAAGTCCCTGCGCGAGCAGGTCAATGCCCTCAACGAGGAGATGCTGCAGTCCGCCATCGGCGCCCCCCTGGGCGAGCTCGAGGAACGCTACGCGGATCATGACGGCGTGCTGACCCATCTGTCGGGTATCCGCGAGTCGATCCTCCATCATGTCGATGCCTTCCATTCCGACCAGCCCGAGGTGCCGCCCGAGGCGGTGTTCAGCCGGTTGCGCATCAACCTGCTGGTGGACCACGGCGACACCGAGGGCGCGCCGGTGGTCTATCAGGACCTGCCCAGCCATCAGCACCTGGTGGGGCGGATCGAGCATCAGGTGCACAACGGCACCCTGCTCACCGACTTCAGCCTGATCCGGGCCGGCGCCCTGCATCGGGCCAGCGGCGGTTACCTGGTGCTGGACGTGCGCGGCCTGCTGACCCAGCCGGGGGCCTGGGAGACCCTCAAGCGGATGCTGGACGGCGGGCAGATCCGCATCGAGTCCCTCGAACAGGCCTATGGGCTGATCAGCACCATGACCCTCGAGCCCGAACCGGTGCCGCTGGATGTCAAGGTCGTGCTGCTGGGCGATCGCCTGCTCTACTACCTGCTGTGCGAGCACGACCCGGACTTCCTGGAACTGTTCAAGGTCCAGGCCGACCTGGACGACGAGTTCGACCGCGACACCGGCAGGCTCGACCTCTATGCGCGCATGGTGGCCATGCTCGTCCAGGAGGGGCGCCTGCGTCCCCTGGACCCGGAAGGTGTGGCCGCGGTGATCGAGCGGGCCAGCCGCCTGGCCGATGACCAGCGCAAACTCACCGCCCGCCATCGCGACCTGCACGACCTGCTGGTGGAGGCCGACCACTGGGCCGAGATCGCGGGCCGGGACGTGATCGGCCGCGAGGCCGTGGAGCGCGCCGTGGCCGAGCAGCGCCACAGGGCCGGCCGGGTCCGCGAACGTAGCCAGGAGGCGATCATCCGCGGCACCCTGCTGATCGACACCCAGGGAACCAGGGTCGGCCAGGTCAACGGCCTGACGGTGATACGGCTGACGAATCACGGCTTCGGTCAGCCGATCCGCATCACCGCCACCGCTCGCCCCGGCAACGGCCAGGTGGTGGATATCGAGCGCGAGGCCAAGATGGGCGGGCCCATCCACTCCAAGGCGGTGATGATCCTGTCGCGTTACCTCGCCAATCGCTATGCCGGCGACGAGCCGCTGTCGCTGTCCGCGAGCCTGGCCTTCGAGCAGTCCTACGGGGGCGTGGAGGGCGACAGCGCCTCGGTGGCCGAGGCCTGCGCGCTGGTCTCGGCCATCGCCCGGATACCGCTGGACCAGGCCTTCGCCGTGACCGGGTCCATCAACCAGCATGGCGAGGTGCAGGCAGTGGGCGGCGTGAACGAGAAGGTCGAGGGCTTCTTCGAGGTCTGTCGGGCCCGGGGGGGGCCGGAGGGGCAGGCGGTGATCCTGCCGGCCGCCAACCTCGAGCATCTGATGCTGCGCAGCGAGGTCCGCGAGGCCGTGGCGTCGGGCTCCTTCCGCCTCTACGCCGTCCGCCACGTCGACGAGGCGCTGGAGCTGCTGACCGAGTCGGCAGAGGCGAACCGCTCGCTGGATGAGCGGGTCGCCGAGCGCCTGAGGGCGTTCCGCGCGGCCGTCCGCCGCAGCCGTTCGCGCCCCGCCACGGTCGGTGACGGGGGGGACGGCGATCACGGCAACGGAGACGTGGGGGAAGCCGATGGCCGAGAATGATAGGCGTCAGGACGGCACGGAAGGCGACATCGCCGTGACCGTGGCCCGGGTGCTGGCCCTGCTCGATGCCTCCCGCCACAGCCTGGCGGCGTTGTCCGTCGCCGTGCGTCTCGCCGAGCGACAGGGGGCCGAGCTGGTCGCGGTCTATGTCGAGGATCAGGACTTGTTGCACAGCGTCGCCTTTCCCTTCGCCCGGGAGGTGGGTGGCCATTCCGGACAGGTGCGTCGCCTCACGGCCCCTCAGCTCGAGGCTAGCCTGGCACGCCAGGCGGAGCGGGTCAGCCAGGCGCTGGAGTTCGCCGTGGCCGGGCGCCGGCTCCGGCATTCGCTGCAGATCAGCCGAGGCCGGGTGATCTCCGAGGCGTTGTCCATCGCCACCCCCGGGGACATCATGCTGCTCGGCAAGGCCGGGCTGGCCGGTCGCTTCGGCGCGCGGCTGGGCACCAACAGCCTGGGGCTGATCCTCTCCGCGCCCTGCCCGGTGGTCGTCTGGGACGAGGAGGGGCCGCCGGCGGCGCCAGGCCCGCTGCGGGTGCTGGTGGATCCGGCCTCTGGCGACGCGCCTTCGGTCCCCACGCCCTTGTCGACGTTCTTCGACGGCACGGAGCCGATTCCCCGCCGCGACGCGGCCGCGCTGACGCGTCGGCTGGCGGTATGCCGCGGCGGCGCCCTGCTGTTGCATCGTGACGCGCTTCGCGGGCTGCTCGCCGAGGACCCCGACTGGCTGTCGCGGCTGGTCATGCCGGTCGTCGTGGTGCCCTGAACCGGCGACTTTTGGCATCATGTCGGCCTCCATCCCTGGTAGGACTCTTTCCATGACGTATTTCCTGGTGATGGGCGGTCTGGCGCTGTCGGTCTCCTTCACCCTGGGCTGGGGGCTGTGGCGGACCGGTCGCTGGCTGTTCGGTGGCCTGGGCCGCCGGCGGGCCACGCCGTCGCGTTCCACCGCCACCCCCCGGCGGCGCGGTAACGCCGCTCGCGCCGCGCGCCGGCCCGCCCCGTCAGGCCCCTGGCGTCTCACCCAGGCGCTGGCGCGGCTGCACGGCACCTGGCCCCTGGCCCTGCTGGTCCTGCTGCTCCATGGCGGGACCCGGCTGGCCGCCCATGGCATGGCCGCCCGTCCCCACTCCCTGCCCGGCGAGTTCCTCCAGATCGTCGAGGCGCTGGGCTGGGGGGCCGTGGGGCTGGGCGCCCTGGCCGGTATCGGTCTACTGGCGGCCTGGCGTTGTCGTCGCTGAGTCGGCATCGCCTATGCTGGGAGGAGCGTGACCTTCTTCGTCACGGGAGCCGTGGCCATGGATAGAGATCCCCTGCTAGTCAGCCTACGCCTGGGTCAGGCGGCTCTGGGCGCCCTGTTGGTACTGATGCCGATGCTGGGCGAGGCCGAGTCGTCGTTCCAGTATCAACGCCCCGACTCGCTCCCTGAGCCGGCCGCCGATGAGGATGCCTCGTCCAGCGTGGCCGCCACCTCCTTCGCCGTCGTCACGCCGCACCCGCTGGCCACCGATGCCGGCCGCCAGGTCCTCGCGGCCGGTGGCGCGGCCATCGATGCCGCCGTCGCCGCGCAGTTGGTGTTGAGCCTGGTGCAGCCGCAGTCTGCCGGCATTGGCGGTGGTGGCTTCCTGATGCTCTACGATGGGGAGCAGGTGCGGGCCTTCGATGGTTGGGTGAGTGCTCCCTCGGGCGTGGAGGCGACGCTGTTCATGGATGGGGAGGACGAGCCGCTGGCCTTTTCCGTGGTCGCTTCCAGTGGCCGTGGCGTCGGCGTGCCGGGCATGCTGAGGATGCTGGAGGTGGCCCACGACGCCCATGGCCGCCTGGCCTGGGCGAGCCTCATCGCGCCGGCCATCGCGCTGGCCGAGCAGGGGGTCCCGGTAAGCCACCGCTTGAGCCACGAGCTGGCTGCGGCCACCGAGCTCGCCGACGACGGCGCGGCGGCCGCCCTGTACTTCACGGAGGACGGCGAGCCGCTCGCCGCGGGGGAGACGCTGACCAACCCCGCCCTGGCGGCGATCCTCGGCCGGGTCGCCGAACAGGGCAGTTCGGCGCTGCATACCGGCGCCGTCGCCGAGGACCTGGTGGCCCGGGTCCAGGGCCATCCCGAGTTGCCCGGCGCGCTGAGCCTCGAGGATCTCGCTACCTATGTCGCCAAGCAGCGCGAGCCGCTCTGTGTCCCCTGGCGGCGCTGGCGTGTCTGCGGTTTCCCCCCGCCGTCCTCCGGTCACCTCTCCGTCATGCAGGTCCTCGGCACGCTCGCCCAGTTGTCCCCGCTGGAGGCGCCGCTGGAGGAGGAACGGCCCACGGCGGCCTGGCTGCACCGCTTCGTCGAGGCCTCGCGGCTGGCGCTCGCCGACCGTAACCGCTATGTCGCCGACCCGGACTTCGTCGACCCGCCGGGGGGCGACTGGTCGACGCTGGTGGCCGACGAATACCTGGCCAGTCGCGCCGGCCTCATCGGCGAGCAGCGCCTGGGCGATGATCGGGCGCTGGCGGGCAATCCGGGCCCGCTGGACAGCGCCTGGGCGATGCAGCCCGTCCAGCCGGAGTACGGCACGAGCCATGTCAGCGTCATCGATGGCGAGGGGCAGGCCGTGGCCATGACCACCTCCATCGGGCAGGCGTTCGGGGCCCGGCTGCTGGCCGACGGGGGCACCGGCAAGGCCGGGGGGTACCTGCTCAACAGCGGGCTGAGCGATTTCTCCTTTCGCCCGGCGGATGACCAGGGAACCCCGGTCGCCAATCGGGTGGCCGCCGGCAAGCGACCGCGCTCGAGCATGAGCCCGACCCTGGTCTTCGACCGGGCGAGCGGCGAGCTGGTGGCGAGCCTGGGGTCCTCCGGCGGCGACGCCATCGTCCAGTACCTGGCGAAGACACTGGTGGCCCTGCTGGACTGGCGGCTCGATCCGCCAACGGCCATCGGCCTGCCGCATGTGGTCACCCGTGACGGGGGGATCCGCCTCGAGGCGGACGGTTACCCCGAGGCGGTACACGCGGCCCTCGCCGAGCGGGGGCATGATGTCGAGGCCGGCGAGCTGACCAGTGGTCTTCAGGTCCTGCAACGCGCCGACGATGGCCTGGTCGGGGCCAGCGACCCGAGAGGGGCCGGCACCGCGAGCGGTGACTGACCTGGCCGTCATCCCCGCAGCCAGTTGCGCAGCTTGACCAGCATCAGGGCTCCATCGCCGAGGCGGTGGCGTTCGGCGATCAGCGTCGCCAGCCGGTCCGGCCGGTCGGTGATGATGCCGTCCACGCCGAGGTCGATCAGCCGCGACATGCGCGCCGGCTCGTTGATGGTCCAGGCGTGGAGTCGGTAGCCATAATGGTGGGCGCGGCGTACCTCGTCCGCATCGATCCGGTTGTGGCGCAGGGCCAGGGCATCGAAGCCCCGTCGCGGCAGGGTGCCGCGCATCACCAACTGGGCCAGCAGGATGGTGCGGGCCCGGGGGGCCTGCCGCTCGATCTCGGCGAGCAGCGGGTAGGCCTGGGTCGCCAGCGCCACCTGCTCCAGCACGGCGGGCTCGCCACAGGCGGTTCGCCGGATGCCGTCGGGGGCGCGCTCGCGGCAGGCCAGGCGGGCCGAGCGTTCCTCGGCCAGGACGTCGAGCACTCGCCGCACCAGGGTCGCGCCGTCCCCCGCCGCGGGCTTGAGTTCGATCATCAGGCCGGCGCGACCGCGTACCCGCACCAGCGCCTCGTCGAGGCCGGGAATCCGGGTGCCCACGAAGGGGTCGCCGAACCAGCTGCCCACGTCCACCGCGGCGAGGCTGGCACGGTCGAGGTCGGCGATGCGCCGCGAATCGCCGGCGAGTCGCGCCAGGCTGCTGTCGTGGTGGAGGACCACCTGCTCGTCGGCGGTCAGGCGGGCATCGACCTCGATGAGGTCGGCACCGTCGACGATGGCCTGGTCGATGGCCGCCAGGGTATTCTCCGGCGCCTTCAGCGAACTCCCGCGGTGGGCGATGATCGCCACCTCCTCGCGCAGCTCGAAGCGGTTGACGATCAACCAGGCCTGGCCGATCGCGAACAGCACCACCGTCAGCTCCACGGCCCAGGCCAGCCGGCCCGGATGGGTGCCGGGGGGCGGGGCCGGCGGCCTGGGCTCGCGATGGGCCAGGCGCAGGTAGAGGCAGGCCCCCATCAGGGCGTTGGCCGCGATGCCGAGGAAGGTGATGGCCAGCGTGACCAGCACATAGAGCCCCACGTAGCCGAGCATGGCGGGAACCAGCACCGCCTGGCGGTCGGGCAGCTGCCCGAGCAAGGGCGTGAAGAGGGCATCGAAGGCGGCGCTCGCCGCGAGCGGCAGGGCGAGGATCACCGCCAGCAGCACCAGGATCGACAGGGCGATGTCGTGCCCGCGGCCGCGGGTCAGGGCGACGCTGCGGGCCAGGGCACGACGGGGAGACGCCTCCTCGAGGATCAGTACCGGCAGGGCCAGGTGCCAGCGGGTGTAGAGGGTGGCGGCCGCCACCGCCCAGAGCAGCACCAGCGGCAGGGCCGCGGCCAGCCAGCCCCAGAACGCCGGGGGGCGCACCTGCTGGACGTAGTAGGGATCCAGGTGGCCCAGGATGAGATCATGCAGACCCACCAGGGCCAACACCAGCGGCAGCGCCAGCAGCAGTTGGGTGCCGACCTGCAGGACGACCAGGCCGGACAGCGCCGGCAGTCGCCTCAGGCCGCCCCAGAGGGCCTCGAAGGCCAGGCGGACGTGGTGGTCCCGCGGGCGTACCGCGACCAGGGTCATGCCGGCCTGCTGCAGGTAGAGCAGCAGGAAGATGACGCCCAGGGCGGCCAGCAGCCAGGCCTGGCCTCCGGGGGTCAGCAGGATCTCGAGCAGGGCCCCCGGGGAGAGCAGCGGCCGCCCGAAGTGCCCGAGCAGGTGGGCCAGGGCCCAGCCCGCCGCCGGCAGCAGCAGGCTGGAGGCCAGCAGGGTGAAGAACAGGTGATAGGCGACGAGCGGGCGCAGGTGCTCGCGCAGGCTGCGCAGCACATCGCCGGTCAGTCGTGGCAGGGCCAGCATGAACACCGCGGGGACGAGGTCATGACCTCAGGGTGGCACCGGCCGGTGGGCCGCGGCAAATCCTCGCTCGCTCACGGCAGCGTCAGGCGCTCGTCGGCCACCAGGATGCCGTTGTTGTCGGCGTAGAGCCACTGGCCGGGGGTGATCGTCGCCCCGGCGAAGCCGACCGGGAGATCCCGCTGGCCCTCGCCGCGCTTCTCGCTCTTGCGCGGATGGGCGGCCAGCGCCTGGATGCCGAGTTCGGTCTCGGCCAGGATGTCCACGTCGCGCACGCAACCGTACAGGATCACGCCGGCCCAGCCGTTGCCGGCGGCCTGCTCGGCCAGCATGTCGCCGAGCATCGCGCAGCGGGTCGAGCCGCCGGCATCGACGACCAGCACGGCGCCGTCCCCGGGCTCGTTGACGGCCTGCTTGACCAGCGAGTTGTCCTCGAAGCACTTCACGGTGCGCACCGGCCCGCAGAAGGCCTCCACGCCACCGAAGTTGACGAACAGCGGCTCGAGGACCGCGACCTCCGGATAGGCGTCGCAGATATCGGGTGTCACGATGGGAGACATGGCAGCGTCCTCG
The Halomonas sp. M4R1S46 DNA segment above includes these coding regions:
- a CDS encoding Lon protease family protein — encoded protein: MVDPLTVEAVFRRCPSESFDFELTSELDPLDLIGGQDRAREALILGTGVRHQGFNLYVLGPAGHGLRGLVTRFLEERAAEGSVPPDLCYLNNFDDPASPVLLRLPPGLGRQLRGDVERLIEELGSAIPAVFESDEYQNRLHELKQAMSERQRDAVESVRREAREHDILLLSTPSGFTFAPADENGEMMPPDAYQALDQEERERIERTVEILQEKLTKAIRRMPKLAKSLREQVNALNEEMLQSAIGAPLGELEERYADHDGVLTHLSGIRESILHHVDAFHSDQPEVPPEAVFSRLRINLLVDHGDTEGAPVVYQDLPSHQHLVGRIEHQVHNGTLLTDFSLIRAGALHRASGGYLVLDVRGLLTQPGAWETLKRMLDGGQIRIESLEQAYGLISTMTLEPEPVPLDVKVVLLGDRLLYYLLCEHDPDFLELFKVQADLDDEFDRDTGRLDLYARMVAMLVQEGRLRPLDPEGVAAVIERASRLADDQRKLTARHRDLHDLLVEADHWAEIAGRDVIGREAVERAVAEQRHRAGRVRERSQEAIIRGTLLIDTQGTRVGQVNGLTVIRLTNHGFGQPIRITATARPGNGQVVDIEREAKMGGPIHSKAVMILSRYLANRYAGDEPLSLSASLAFEQSYGGVEGDSASVAEACALVSAIARIPLDQAFAVTGSINQHGEVQAVGGVNEKVEGFFEVCRARGGPEGQAVILPAANLEHLMLRSEVREAVASGSFRLYAVRHVDEALELLTESAEANRSLDERVAERLRAFRAAVRRSRSRPATVGDGGDGDHGNGDVGEADGRE
- a CDS encoding universal stress protein, with the translated sequence MAENDRRQDGTEGDIAVTVARVLALLDASRHSLAALSVAVRLAERQGAELVAVYVEDQDLLHSVAFPFAREVGGHSGQVRRLTAPQLEASLARQAERVSQALEFAVAGRRLRHSLQISRGRVISEALSIATPGDIMLLGKAGLAGRFGARLGTNSLGLILSAPCPVVVWDEEGPPAAPGPLRVLVDPASGDAPSVPTPLSTFFDGTEPIPRRDAAALTRRLAVCRGGALLLHRDALRGLLAEDPDWLSRLVMPVVVVP
- a CDS encoding gamma-glutamyltransferase family protein — encoded protein: MDRDPLLVSLRLGQAALGALLVLMPMLGEAESSFQYQRPDSLPEPAADEDASSSVAATSFAVVTPHPLATDAGRQVLAAGGAAIDAAVAAQLVLSLVQPQSAGIGGGGFLMLYDGEQVRAFDGWVSAPSGVEATLFMDGEDEPLAFSVVASSGRGVGVPGMLRMLEVAHDAHGRLAWASLIAPAIALAEQGVPVSHRLSHELAAATELADDGAAAALYFTEDGEPLAAGETLTNPALAAILGRVAEQGSSALHTGAVAEDLVARVQGHPELPGALSLEDLATYVAKQREPLCVPWRRWRVCGFPPPSSGHLSVMQVLGTLAQLSPLEAPLEEERPTAAWLHRFVEASRLALADRNRYVADPDFVDPPGGDWSTLVADEYLASRAGLIGEQRLGDDRALAGNPGPLDSAWAMQPVQPEYGTSHVSVIDGEGQAVAMTTSIGQAFGARLLADGGTGKAGGYLLNSGLSDFSFRPADDQGTPVANRVAAGKRPRSSMSPTLVFDRASGELVASLGSSGGDAIVQYLAKTLVALLDWRLDPPTAIGLPHVVTRDGGIRLEADGYPEAVHAALAERGHDVEAGELTSGLQVLQRADDGLVGASDPRGAGTASGD
- a CDS encoding glycerophosphodiester phosphodiesterase, with amino-acid sequence MLALPRLTGDVLRSLREHLRPLVAYHLFFTLLASSLLLPAAGWALAHLLGHFGRPLLSPGALLEILLTPGGQAWLLAALGVIFLLLYLQQAGMTLVAVRPRDHHVRLAFEALWGGLRRLPALSGLVVLQVGTQLLLALPLVLALVGLHDLILGHLDPYYVQQVRPPAFWGWLAAALPLVLLWAVAAATLYTRWHLALPVLILEEASPRRALARSVALTRGRGHDIALSILVLLAVILALPLAASAAFDALFTPLLGQLPDRQAVLVPAMLGYVGLYVLVTLAITFLGIAANALMGACLYLRLAHREPRPPAPPPGTHPGRLAWAVELTVVLFAIGQAWLIVNRFELREEVAIIAHRGSSLKAPENTLAAIDQAIVDGADLIEVDARLTADEQVVLHHDSSLARLAGDSRRIADLDRASLAAVDVGSWFGDPFVGTRIPGLDEALVRVRGRAGLMIELKPAAGDGATLVRRVLDVLAEERSARLACRERAPDGIRRTACGEPAVLEQVALATQAYPLLAEIERQAPRARTILLAQLVMRGTLPRRGFDALALRHNRIDADEVRRAHHYGYRLHAWTINEPARMSRLIDLGVDGIITDRPDRLATLIAERHRLGDGALMLVKLRNWLRG
- the rraA gene encoding ribonuclease E activity regulator RraA; this translates as MSPIVTPDICDAYPEVAVLEPLFVNFGGVEAFCGPVRTVKCFEDNSLVKQAVNEPGDGAVLVVDAGGSTRCAMLGDMLAEQAAGNGWAGVILYGCVRDVDILAETELGIQALAAHPRKSEKRGEGQRDLPVGFAGATITPGQWLYADNNGILVADERLTLP